In Ahaetulla prasina isolate Xishuangbanna chromosome 10, ASM2864084v1, whole genome shotgun sequence, the genomic window agttgattggctgGTGGATTGgcatcccggaatacccccaatcagctgttcccagaggtgaattttagcaaaaggttcctTGGTATTGTcagctctgtgctttgcttttttctttttcttttgcttcttttttaccctctgaaacttctgaaactctgtttcagaaaaaactttttttcctgcctctgaaagcctccaaaacagcttcagaaaaaaagcctctgaagctctgtttgggggcttcttttctgaagcttcttttctgatgcttttttcagcctctgaaacctccttttgagaagctgggtagggctacattcggagtataagatgcacccagattttcaccctcttttttggggggaaaagatgcgtcttatactccgaaaaataaggtAATTCCACAACTGCTACCCACCCGTGAAATTACTTTAAGGATCTTCTCTTCGGGTTGATAAGTTGACTCATGACTGACAACTTGGAGAAGTTCTAGTCCCGGATGTCTTCCTTAATTTTACACCATGACCTTTGTCTTCTTCCAGATCTACACTTTTGGCTGCAATGACGAGGGGGCCCTGGGGAGGGACACTTCAGAGGAAGGGTCTGACGCTGTGCCGGGCTTGGTGGAtctgaaggagaaggtggtgcaGGTGTCAGCGGGGGACAGCCACACGGCAGCGTTGACAGAAGATGGACATGTCTTCATTTGGGGTGCATTCCGGGTACGTTGTCTGTTTTGCTTGAGAGAAAAGCTGCCCCCGTATTTGGCTTCATCTTTTGGGTTGCCCATTGGCTCTTTCTCTCATACATCTGCATCTTCTTATAGGATGAAAATGGCGTCATTGGTCTACTAGCCCCTCTGAAAGGTGAAGAGAATTTGGAGTCTATCAACGGCAGCTTATTCCCAGTACAACTACAGTTGGATGTCCCAGTTGTTAAAATTGCCTCTGGTGAGTGACATTGGCTACAGTGGTGCTTCTCACAAATGGGTTTTTGAAAACCAAGTTTGCAAAGCAAGCAAGCCATGTTGGTCTGTTTCATATGTGATGTGCAGCTCTGACAGGTGGCTTCAGTTAAATCAGCTGAATTTGCTTAGTAAATTCATGAACTTAGTGGCTGATGTTTGGGTTGATCGTCTGTTTGATAACTGATAAACTTCCACTgagttaagttttttttttttttaaaaaggcaggattttCCCCATGCTTTGAATTCCAAAAAGGATAGGAATCAGCTTTCTAACTCGGTATTGCCCCTTGACAGAAGTGGGGCAGGGAAAGACGATTTTTccaaaaaatccattttatttattagtgAATGCAAAGATAGAAGTAGTACAACAGCGGTAGTATTAGTAGTTAGAAAGAGGGTAGCCATAAATATATAGATAGTAgtcattaaaatcatttttaaaaaggaccGTGTAATACCACTCTAATCTTTTAACCTATTATAAAGTCTATATCCACGTGAGACCATACTGCTCCAACTTCTCATTTTTACAGTGAGAAAACCCTTTCAAAAAATGATAGAAAACACTTCTGAATCAATTCTTTAACTATAGATTTCTTCCAGTCCACCTGAGAAAGCTCTTTCTGAGTCATAATGGAGTTCTTCACAAAAAGTCAGATTtcgtatttacacacacacacacgggtttTTTTCCAATTGAAACAACCTAGTCTACCCAAATAAGGGAAGGAGCCTActtcttccctttcgcctttcagccccaatccaggagccctcacaggcagtcgctttcacgacaaactgtttttgtgttaaatttatatttactgacaaagaaataaagggagactaatatagcactatttcaagctatttagttctcatcagctagccatacccttctgggattcgaacctgggcttgcttgcatattaggcagatgtattaacttctaagccacaggttctcctcgctttgtcagctctaccaggggagagattaagtggttttttttttccctatcaaagcaacctggtctacccaaatatgggaaagAACACAttgcttcccttttccctttttgctttctctttcaCCAGAAGCCTGTGGCTAgctgacagaatagaatagaatagactagaattttttattggccaagtgtgattggacacacaaggaatttgtcttggtgcatatgctctcagtgtacataaaagaaaagatacgttcatcaaggtacaacatttacaacacaattgatggtcaatatatcaatataaatcataaggattgccagcaacaagttatagtcatacagtcataagtggaaagagattggtgatgggaactatgagacgattaatagtagtgcagattcagtaaatagtctgacagtgttgagggaattatttgtttagcagagtgatggccttcgggaaaaaactgttcttgtgtctagttgttctggtgtgcagtgctctgtagcgtcattttgagggtaggagttgaaacagtttatgtccaggatgtgagtgatctgcaaatattttcacggccctcttcttgattcgtgcagtatacaggtcctcaatggaagacaggttggtagcaattattttttctgcagttctaattatcctctgaagtctgtgtttttcttgttgggttgcagaaccgaaccagacagttatagaggtgcaaatgacagactcaataattcctctgtagaactgaatcagaggctccttgggcagtttgagcttactgatgagagctaaatagcttgaaatagatctatactattctcactttatttctttgtcagtaaatataaatttaacacaaaaatagtttgtcgtgaaagcgactgcctgtgagggctcttggattggggctgaaatgcgaaagggaagcagtatgctgcttctcatatttgggtagaccaggttgcttcgataggaaaaaaaaccacttaatctttcccctggtacagctgacaaagcgaggagaacctgtggcttagaggttaatacatctgcttaatatgcaagcaagcccaggtgcGAATTCCAGAAGGGTATAATTGAGTGTCCCATCTGAATTACATCTCCAGGACTCATAACTAGAATGTTGGGGGGAATTCTTGAGCCACTCATGAAGCATCGTGTCCTCTTTTTAGGGAGCCATCACTTGGCTTTAGTGTCCAATACGGGAAACCTTTACACCTGTGGATGTGGAGACAATGGTCAGCTGGGACGTGTGCCCCAAATTTTTGTGGTCCGAGGAGGAAGACGGGGATTGGGTGAGTTCAgcattgaatttaattttaatttaatttaattcctcTGATAAGAGTGTTTGGTTCAGCAGCAGTTTATTTTATTGGATGGACCAGTTTTGTCTATTGAATTTGTCCTgtttgttgcatttatttatttttttggctttCTCTGAATGTGATTGTCAACTCACGAAGCAAATTAGGGCAtcggttggaaccctgacagtgattacaatatattttttttgtggtTAGCCATGCAAGTGGTATCTAAACACCAGAAATCCATCCTTgattaaataaaggtaaaggtaaaggttcccctcgcatgtatgtgcaagtcgttgccgactctagggggcggtgctcatctccgtttcaaagccgaagagccagcgctgtccgaagacgtctccgtggtcatgtggccggcatgactcaacgccaaaggcgcacggaacactgttcccttcccaccaaaggtggtccctatttttctacttgcattttttatgtgctttcaaactgctgggttggcagaagctgggacaagtcacgggagctcaccccgttacgcagcactagggattcgaatttctgaactgccgacctttcgatcgacaagctcagtgtcttagccactgagccaccgcatcccttaattAAATATAATGCATGAATATTAAGCCGATTCTTCCACTCTTCCACCAGAGCGGCTATTGCTCCCCCAAGTGGTCACCATAAAGCAGAGAGGCTGTAAGACCAAAGGCAACATCAAAGAAGTCTTCTGTGGCTCGTACTCCACAATTGCCATCACGCAGGAGGGGCACGTGGTTGGGTTTGGCCTCTCCAATTATTACCAGTTGGGTGAGTTGATGTTTATCATAGGACTTGAGATATACCCAATGCCCTCATGGTAAAATGGACCTCTCTCCGAAGACCTTATGATCAAATCAGGGGAGGCTTTCTGTAAGCCTATAGAGATATGCTAGCGTTGCTTCTTATTTTGAGCTACTCCAATCTTCAAGGCTCTTATGACCCCCATAATAGTGGAGGAGAGCCTGGTTGTCATTCAGGTTGATGGGGATTCAGGAGGTGTCCAAAATAATCTGCCGAGGCAAGGAGATCTCTGAGGaccttatcatcatcatcatcatcaccttcatttaacgaccccataatcccttgcggggtggagactgaatggagctagcagagtgttttaatggccggatgcccttcctgtgtggggttttgttcagcagatatattctcagtgtgcccagagagagaaatatctgcctctacctaggatctcCGAGGACTTTATGATCCTAAATAATTCGGGTGGAGAATAGAATTTCCTCTACCTGACGAAGAATAGGGAAACAGAATGATATTATTGTTTATGAGATTTGTGATAAAAACTGGTGTTTTTTGGTTGCGCTCATCATGTTGATGTTGTGCAGGGAGTCAGGAGTTTCAGTGCTAGAGGAGGAAAGGAGTGATTTGTTTCTCCTCCAACAAGCATCTCGGGTTAGGACTAGTTCCACATGCTTGTTGCTGATACGTCGTTTCTAATCCCTTGTAGCAAAATGCCCTTAAAATGGTAATGAGCTGCTGTTATTGCATTCATCTCCATTAATCTACCCTTTGCTTTTTCTATCCTTCCCAGGCTCCCAAGAAATTACCACTTATTATTCTCCAAAGATTCTGACGGCATTTAAGAATTCCACCCGATCGTGGGTTGGATTCTCTGGTGGGCAGCATCACACGGTCTGTCTGGATTCAGAAGGTGGGTCACCTGGAAGTGTAGATTCATGGGAAGCTGTTGGTCACTGCTCCATCCTGGTCAGGCACCACCTAGAAgagcgatagcaatagcacttagacttatatatcgctttataacattttacagccctctttaggcTGTCTAcagagtaagcatattgcccccagcaatcctcaagtttacccacctcgaaaggatggaaggctgagtcaaccttgagctccaccagggtcgaactccagactgtgggcagagttgatCTCCTTGGGTTGGGGTGATTTCTTTCTTTGCACGAATCTCTGTTCATTTGTGGGGGGGCTGAAGGGAtcttatataccagtgatggctaacctttttgtcgccGCGGGCCGAAAGCGCGCAcactcataatgcaatgcgcCTGTGACCCCACCTGCGTGTcccgccccccatgcatgtgtgtgcgaccCCCGTGTGCatcctgcgcatgcgcgagacCCCCACACTCCCCCTGCTTCCCCGTGCCTGTGCGTGCGATGCCCTGCACGCGCCCCGCCCTGTGCATGTGGGCTCATCTCCTGCATACGCCCCCTACACATGCGTGGCAgaaacccgaaaaccagctggctggcgggaagtGCGCATATGTGTGGTGAAGCTGAGCTAGGGCGACAGCTTGCATGCCTgcacagagggctctgcgtgccacctgtagcatgtctgccatagttttgccatcacggttatatACAAATCTGGAGGCCGCGGTTTTCTGGTCATAGAGTTTGAATAGTTTGTATCATGGAGACTTGTGTATATCTCTACGGTTGGCTTTATTGGGGTTCCTCTTAACAAAAcatcttctcctttctttctctcttcaatGGTTCCCACCTTCCAACAGGCACTGTGTATAGTCTTGGGCGTGCAGATTATGGTATGTTGGGCCTGGGAAAAGAAGTTGGCGAGAAGAACTCTCCCACGGCTGTCCCTGGTTTGCCCAAATCAACTTCAGTGGCCTGCGGGGAACGAGTTGGCTTTGCCGTGACGGAAGATGGTGAGCCTGAGCAAATATGGAGAACTGGGTGTTGCTTCTGAAGCTCTGCACGAAAAATTGTATCTGCTTTCTAGTCATTGCAATAACACTTTGGTTTATTTTTAAGGGCTACATTtgccctttaaaacaggggtcttcaaccttggtccctttaagacttgtggacttcaactcccagactccctcagccagttgaagtccacaagtcttaaagggaccaaggttggagacccctgctttaaaagattaAGTGAAGTGTGCCGCATTTTTCCAGGTGTCGCATCATATGCccaaaatattctaattttatttttccaaaatattctaattttactttcacatgtccaaaatattctaattttaatattctaattttacttttaatggttttgatgatttcccttggctttcccaggtggcttatcgcctcctcatttctgattttgtcaacccaacttatatGTAACAGCCGCCTATAAATCCaagtttcaaatgcttctagtctcttcaagtggcctTCTGTCAAGAGACCAACTCTCTGCTCCGTAGAGAAAACCAATCTCTGGTTTTCAATTTCTCATATACATGCAGAAATTAACCCAAGACGATCAGCTGTGTCATGTCTTAGCTAGGTAAGGATACGGCTGCTCAGTGTTTTTGATTTTCATGCTCTACCTCTCCATAGGTCACGCCTTTGCCTGGGGCATGGGGTCAAACCTCCAGCTTGCTACAGGAGATGAAGAGGACCTCTGGAGCCCTGTTCAGATGTCCGGCCAGCAGCTGGAGAACCGCAGAGTTCTGTCTGTGACCGCTGGAGGGCAGCACACCGTCTTGCTTGTCAAGGATCAACAGAGCTGACAATTTGTTCCTGTGGTCCCACCAGGATCCCTCCAGGGGGCGCTCGCTGTCTGAAGCTTTTGGGGCCAGGTTTTGAAGACTGCCCTTCTtgtggggaaaagggaaaaaaaacccaactttccaaagtttctttggaaaagaaaattagCTGAGATCGAGATACTCTTCTGAATGCTGGAAATTTGTTGAAATCCAAAGCGGATTGTCTTGTATCGAATAGGGGAACCGAGACCAGCTTTCCCAcccttaaaaaaaaggaaaaagaatcagTGTCTGAAAATCTTGTTTTACTACCATTTTTTGCTTTCGCTAGGTGTTTTTCCGTGCTTTTATCGATCGTTGAGTCACTtggaatcccccctccccccccgttcTGTGGGTTTGGGGCTTCACCTCGGTTGCGTTCTTAGCTATTTATTCTTCCCTTTTAGAAGATTTTAATCCCTCGCGATGCTTGCGATTAACTGTTGGGAAGGCCGGTCTCTTCAATTTCGGCACGAAAGTGCCCGCTGCTGCTTTTCACCGTGGGTCCTCTTCTGCCTGAAGCAGCGGAGCAAATTGGGATGGTGCCAAGAGCCGTTCATAGTTCATGGCGCC contains:
- the RCC1 gene encoding regulator of chromosome condensation, translated to MPRKRALEKDDILKAKRIKVSHSSHQSEPGLVLTLGQGDLGQLGLGPDVLARKRPAVVKLPEKIIQAEAGGVHTVCLSETGKIYTFGCNDEGALGRDTSEEGSDAVPGLVDLKEKVVQVSAGDSHTAALTEDGHVFIWGAFRDENGVIGLLAPLKGEENLESINGSLFPVQLQLDVPVVKIASGSHHLALVSNTGNLYTCGCGDNGQLGRVPQIFVVRGGRRGLERLLLPQVVTIKQRGCKTKGNIKEVFCGSYSTIAITQEGHVVGFGLSNYYQLGSQEITTYYSPKILTAFKNSTRSWVGFSGGQHHTVCLDSEGTVYSLGRADYGMLGLGKEVGEKNSPTAVPGLPKSTSVACGERVGFAVTEDGHAFAWGMGSNLQLATGDEEDLWSPVQMSGQQLENRRVLSVTAGGQHTVLLVKDQQS